CACTTGCTAAATAAACCTTGTAAGTTTTCCAGAAGAATGTTAAATAGAAAACGTTAGGCAATTATTTTAGATTTGTGGGAAGAAAAAgtgtcttaaaatatttgctttcatttttccccccctTCTCATCAACTCACCAATGGTAAGCCTGTGAGAACTCCCTCACAATGACCTGTTTGCTGGCTTGGGATTTGAGAAGTTTTAGTAAATCCTGAGTAAAGCGCTTCACCTGGGCCCTGTGGGTAAGGGTCAACAACCTTTTGGAGCCCATTCCGAGGATCTGTAAATCAAACACTTTGATTATTTATACTCGTAAGACCTTGGCACATACTGACTTTCTGGTTgatggcattttctctctcctgttacCGCTCTCAGACAATAAGCCCCTTTATGTGTGATATCTGCATTTTCAAACACATGTAGATCAACAGAATGTAGATGTTCAAAATGAACATCTGCTCAAGTGCCtgggaccccccaccccctttttgtTTGCCCTTCATACCCCTCCTCAAATAGTTGTGAATACAGACACAAAAAGCAACTAATTTTGTCTACAAAAGACAGCTAAGGTATTCCAAGCCATTTTACAAGTGGGAAGCTGTTTTACAGGTGGGAAGCTATATAACAGTCTAGGTTAACAGGTAAAGAAAGATTCCTTAGGAACCAACATGAGGCTCCAGCCCAGGAGCTCGTCTTTCACTCATTTAAGAGAGGTAAGCCCGTGTTCTCGGCAGCTCCTCTGTAAGAGTGAACAACCTTGGAGAGCTCTGGGTTAGGAGAAGGGAGGTCAGTCTACACAGATTAGAAGAAAAACACTTGACAGTGCTCTAAGGAGTTCATTCTTTAAGTTGAAACTCACAGCTTTCTGCAAAAACCAAGAAGCCATCTTGGATGAGGTTACCAGCTAACCCATTTCTTCGGCTGAGGTAGCCAAAACCACAGAGGAACATTCTCgtctttaaaatgataataattccTGAACTTTCCTTACCTGCAACACATGAGGCACAGCTTCCAGTAATTCTATCAGCTTGGAATATCCATAGTCTGATACCCGGCACTGCTTTGCAAAATGATGGTGGTAGGACGGGATGAAATTACTAATTGGGATGACACAGGACGGCTGGCTCTTTAGCAGGTCAATCACTTCCCTGCTAAACTGGATCAGCTGGGGGTTACCCACAGGACTTTTAGAACGCAGAAGCCAAGGATCTAgacagggggagaaaaagagagcattCCTAAGATATAAAGTGGGATCTTACCTCTGAAACAAAGGTAACTAACCTTGCACTCGCTCGCCTGAGCTCACCCATGACGACGCAGATGAGACCAAAGGGCCTCTTTACTTCTCAGCATCTATATTCAGGTTCTATATAATAATCAATGGGCCAGCCCAACTTCTTTATGGGCTGGCAGATGTTTTCCCACTATTTCTCGAAGTCCAGTAGTCAAAGCATAGTTCAGCATAGTGTTAACTTAAAGCAGAAGTGAAATTCCACAGCAAGTTTCCACCTTATAAACTCGTTGTATTTCAACGACTCATTTGCATCTTGGTCCTGCGGAGCATACTTTCCCACAGAAACAAAGTTATAGATGGTCAGCAAGCAGGTAGCCCAGAAGAGCCAAGCTAACCCATGTGGAAGCTGAAAACATTACCCAGAAAATCATGGAAAGCAGCAATGTAAAACTAGCTGATATaagagtaagaaagaaatttttcttgaACGCCCATGTAATTGAGAAaaagttttcattataaaagtatAAGCAGACAAAAACCTTTCTAAGACACTGGCAGGCTAACGACacaggaggaaggagaaacagcACAGGCCCGGGAGCCTGCATGGGCCAGGGCTGAGGGGAAAGGCAGGAGAAGGTGGCAAGCAGCGTTGCTACcagtctttctccttccctggTTATCCTCACCCTTCTTCCTatagggggagagaaagggaggaagtaTTTAGggtcaaagagaaggaaatgtgcCTATAGCGGCAACGATTTGCAGTGCTGTTCACAGGTCATGGGATTAGACACCTGCGACTCAGGGATGCCCAGAACTCAGCAACCCACTCAAATCTAGGTTCACATTTCCTGGTCTTTTATACTAACAGCTAAATCTGTTTTCAGATTTATCAAAGTCAGAAATGTTGACCACAATGAATTTCACAGGTAAATCTGCATTTAGAGAGATTTCCTTCAACTacttgaaactatttttaaaaggctagCCAACTGACAAGCCAAAAAGTCTCACAAAATTAGGTAGGGCTAAAGAGATTCGTCATTGTGAAacatggattttatattttttatatagctTACGCTGGTACTCCCCAAAAGTCTTTAAAGTCTTGTTCTGCCAAACCTTCAGCACTTTAGAGagtagtttttaaaagatcaaaggagggccgcctgggtggctgttgggtaagcatccgactctttgatttgggctcagctcaccatctcacggttcttgggctcatcaggctctgagctgacagcatggagcctgcttgggattctctctccctctagctctgcccctccctcactcgagTGCATGGGCATgcgcctctctctccctcaaaataaacaaacattaaaaaaaaaaggatcaaaggAGACATCCACAGTGCTTTGTGCTTGGCAAACAGGGCTGCTGTGGAAGATAAAAGCCAACAGCCTCCTCTCCTAGCAGGTGGTGGCTCAGAAACATACAATACCTGCCTCCTACctgtgtttggaggtgggggctTGTTGTGAATCCATTTGACCACTTTGACGCCATTCTGTGCAGTGGCGATGTTTACACCTGGAACACAGGTGATGAGGTGTTCTAAGGGAACACCCCCTTGATTTTCCTGCACTATTTCTAGTTCACCGAACTCTGCAGCATAACAATCTGGAAAGCTGACGTGAGGAAAAAGAAGGGTAATTACAATAATGGAAAAGCAAAGCACCTGCTAAACAGAAATCTCTATTTTAATATATCCACAAATAAGTAATTTCTGTTTAAATCCCCAGGATCTGGGTTTGAACATTAGAATTAAGATCCGAGGCAGGGGAGACAATCACTGTGGCACTGACCTCTTCGATGCAGTCTGATGAGAACCAGAAATTCCTAGATAATTTTCCCAGCAGAGGGTGTTAAAAATAAGGCAACTGGGCGCTCAGTCAGTGATTTACCTGCTTCAACGCATTAgtggcttttctctctcaaattttgTAGCCCGGGGCTGAAGGCTGTGTACCCTCCTCTAGCACGTGTGTGCACTTGTAGTACAGCACTTACAATAATCTCGTCTTTGTGGAGAACAAGCTTTCCTATTCATTGCTTATGTTTCTAAAAGTCTGCACAAATTTTCTTGTTCAAGTATTGAGTGAATGGATCCTATTTCAGATCTACTTTGATTGCAAGGTGCTAAAAATGTTAGGATGAAGCATTCTATAATACTTGCTTGGGAAGAGGTGTGGGCAGAGGGCAGACTTTCTAGAAAGAGGAGAACTAAGGCCTCATATCTTAATGGCTTTGACATGTTCACCTTAATAAAGGCACGGTGCCCTCATGTGTCTGCAGAAGACTATGAACCTGGGGCGCAAATGTCTTCAAAGAGAGGATCACAAAAGGAATCTTATAGGAGTCTGGATCAAATTCGTGTTCACtacagaaaagagaacaaaacagttAGCTGACGTTTCTCAGTGGTCTAAAAGGTCTTCAAGGTAACTGTAACAGACATTCAAGGACCTTATACACAAGTATTATTTCTAGAAGGAAACGAGGTTCTACCTGAAGTCCTTATCAGGGCAATGCTGTCTGCAGACAGGCTCGTGATATTCTAACTCTTCAAATATGATTGGGCTGCAATTTGTCGAGGAGCCGTCATGTGACTGCGAAGACCCCAAGGGGCTCTGCCGGGCCTGACTGCTGGGCAACAGACACACCAGTCTTCCGTTTCCTTGTTCGCGGATTGCCACCGTGTCTGTTAGCTTATATAAATCCGACACGTTCAACTTGTGTCCAAATCTAAAAGCAGGGATAAGGGGACAGAAGTTGACTTGGAATGTTCTTCTCTGATTACACAGAAATGCCTGTACTGATTAAGTAAAGGGCTATTGCTAAGAAAGGTTCCTCCACCTCTTCAAAAGGAAGATGGGATTAATtctattctaaattctttcaCTCCCAAGCCAGTAACACTTGGCACTTCCTTTGAGTCACCTCTGGCTGACTGCCCATCAGTCATTACGTCATTTGCTACCTAACCCTCGAACCCCTGCAGTTGCTGCATATGACCTCACCTCACTGTCTCAGATGGAAAGCTATCTGACATGACCTCTTTTGACTCCACTCCCCAAGCTGGAAATCCCTCTGTAccacccctccccatctctgctcTGCTACCTCAGAAGACGTAGGCTCCTTTCCAGCTACTCCCTCACCTCACCTATTCCTGAACCTTGAGACCCACACTTCCTGAGACTGGACTCCTCAATCATCCCCCCACCGTGTGTGTACCTTTCATACTTGGGAGCTTAAAGGCACAGGCTTGGAAGGCAGATAGATTTGAGTTCATATCCTTTTCCCTCCAGGATTTTATCCACAGGACTCGGGAGGGATGGCTCTCAAGTCACCAGcggcttcctcctcccctccccccaaaaccccaTGCCACATTCTCAGCTCCCTCAATGACGCCAGCCATCCCCGCATGTCCTGGTAACACCCTCACCTCCTGGTTCTCTCCTGCTTCCCGTCCCAGGTGGTATTCCATCCAGTTCTGCCCTTCTCTTGGcttcccctcactccctccctgctcccctgcctcTCCTGATCCCCTTTAGGAAAGTAACGGTCACATCTTCATTATCTCCAATGTCCAAACCAAGGTCAAAACCTCACTGCACCTTCTGGACaggctttctttattttctatttccggTTTAACCATACTAGCATCCTCTCAGTCAGCCAGGACAAAACAACTCAGAATCAAACCGCCTCTCCTCTCCACCTTGCCTGCTACATAAAACTAGTCACAATGTCCTATTTCACTGACAACTGAAACTTCGGTGTTCCAACAGCATCTGCTTGGACCCAGGACTGGGACAGCACTGTCCCTTCTTTGTGTCCTTCTGTGCCCTGTTCATTCCATCTCAGCTTGCACTGCCACCACATGGCCCGTAGTTCCGCCACTACTCAGGGCTCCGAGGCTTCAGAGTAACAGTCCAGCTCTTTGTTTTTTCCATCCTTATAGCATTTTCTCCTCCTCATTCACTTGGGGATAGTTTTCTTTGTTCTATGTGATGATTTACGAgtatttcctcttcccttccaggCATAAGCTCAAGGACAAGGATCGTGTCTTCCCAGCTCTGCACTCTCCACAGAGGCTcagactttttaaagattttattttggggagtatgggctaaacgggtgatgggcattaaggagggcacttgctgggatgagcaccgggtgttctatgtaagtgctAGATCACTGGGTTATGCTCCtaaaaccaagactacactgtatgttcactaacttcaatttaaataaataaattttaaaaaaagatgttgtttttaaaagtgatctctacacccaacgtggggcttgaactcacaaccctgagatcaagagtcacacgctccaccaactgagccagccgggtgcccctagaCTTCCATACCACCCATACTTCCTAAGCATCTACTAAGCCCTGGGTCCTGAAGAGATGGTCATAAGTCAGATCCAGTCTTTGTTGTCCTAGAGCTTACAGCCTAGAAGGTGCTCGAAAATGTTCATTCAGTGACGAACAAGACGAATCAGTCAATGGGAAAAACATACAGCTTTAGGGACTGAGGTCTAAATTTATTAAAAAcgaaagatgtttttaaaatgtatgttaaaataGAAACGTGAACCTGGATACCATTGTCTTTACGTCATTTCCTCCACCAGGCTGGAAATAGTCCTCAACAGCTTTTCCTCAAGAGATTTATGCCAATCACCAATTAATATAGGAATTCTGGAAGCTGCCAATCAGTACTGACCAGatcaatgaaaaaattaataataaacctaacttactttttttcatagatatctgtaaatttaaaaagaggcagACAGCAGGCAGGAGCGTCCTGAAGAATAGACATTGTTTCTGCactgtaaaacaaaattttactcaATTAGAAAACAGATGTCATTCGATATCAACAGAGGATTTCcaagtggtattttaaaaacacagttcaTAGGGAgcggaaaaataaaaacaaaaacagagttcaTAAAACTGATTAACAcaatgtacagttgacccttgaataacatgggtttgaacttcaCGAGTCCACTTACGTGTGGATTTCTTTCGATAAAtgcagtacagtactataaatgtatgtatgttctCGTCATTAtgattttggaaacattttctttctcctagcttattttattgtaagaacgTAGCATATAACACATACAACCTaggtgttaatcaactgtttatgttatcattaTCAGtaaaggcttccagtcaacagtacaGTACGCGATTAGTAGTTAAGATTTGGGGGAATCAGAAGTTATATggggatttttgactgcatggggggggggggttggcacccccaacccctgagctgttcaagggtcaactgtatacacAACATAAATTTACCAGTTTCTGGtatgtcaaaatttattttctggaaaaccttgaaaaaaaaaaagactttagggACAAGGTGATTAAAGAATATAAAGCCAGACACTGGGATTTTTATCAGACTCAAGCAGAGCACTTTTCACA
The nucleotide sequence above comes from Panthera uncia isolate 11264 unplaced genomic scaffold, Puncia_PCG_1.0 HiC_scaffold_2080, whole genome shotgun sequence. Encoded proteins:
- the LOC125917606 gene encoding meiosis regulator and mRNA stability factor 1-like; protein product: MSILQDAPACCLPLFKFTDIYEKKFGHKLNVSDLYKLTDTVAIREQGNGRLVCLLPSSQARQSPLGSSQSHDGSSTNCSPIIFEELEYHEPVCRQHCPDKDFSEHEFDPDSYKIPFVILSLKTFAPQVHSLLQTHEGTVPLLSFPDCYAAEFGELEIVQENQGGVPLEHLITCVPGVNIATAQNGVKVVKWIHNKPPPPNTDPWLLRSKSPVGNPQLIQFSREVIDLLKSQPSCVIPISNFIPSYHHHFAKQCRVSDYGYSKLIELLEAVPHVLQILGMGSKRLLTLTHRAQVKRFTQDLLKLLKSQASKQVIVREFSQAYHWCFSKDWDVTEYGVCELIDIVSEIPDTTICLSQQDSEMVICIPKRERTQDEIERTKQFSKDVVDLLRHQPHFRMPFNKFIPSYHHHFGRQCKLSYYGFTKLLELFEAIPDILQVLECGEEKILTLTEVERFKALAAQFVKLLRSQKDNCLMMTDLLTEYAKTFGYTFRLQDYDVSSVSALTQKLCHVVKVADMASGKQIQLINRKSLRALTAQLLVLLMSWEGAAHLSVDELKRRYETTHSAPLNPCEYGFMTLTELLKSLPYLVEV